The following coding sequences lie in one Treponema sp. OMZ 790 genomic window:
- a CDS encoding DUF4300 family protein produces the protein MKKILALILAIFIVFVSCQKNKPLFSNMSGDESLEEVKTALNANLDSKNAETFIKGVIDYNETIERTGLTKGFEEKQPEYDEQKIEELWSSKKGDFIGTNCRINTFMLLKDNIEIKKSSIDDSLLFLDKDAIALGHIFNDDDTERFKQLFSRVKTENTKDISTHAQKMKEHFKNISFDKNAKMLSVVLHDNLDGDYLFIGHAGVLLENKGALLFIEKLSFSEPYQAVKFAQKEDCYNYLFLKYKHYHDETTAKPFIMENDELVELELYKE, from the coding sequence ATGAAAAAAATATTAGCATTGATTTTGGCCATTTTTATTGTATTTGTATCATGTCAGAAAAATAAACCTTTATTTTCAAACATGAGCGGCGATGAAAGTTTAGAAGAAGTAAAAACTGCTTTAAATGCAAATCTGGACAGTAAAAATGCAGAAACTTTTATCAAAGGAGTTATCGATTACAATGAAACGATAGAAAGAACCGGCTTGACAAAGGGTTTTGAAGAAAAGCAGCCTGAGTATGATGAGCAAAAAATCGAAGAGTTGTGGTCATCCAAAAAAGGTGATTTTATAGGAACAAATTGCCGAATCAATACCTTTATGCTCTTAAAGGATAATATCGAAATTAAAAAATCTTCAATCGACGATTCTCTTTTATTTTTGGATAAGGACGCTATAGCTTTAGGACACATATTTAATGACGATGACACCGAAAGGTTTAAACAATTATTTTCGAGGGTAAAAACCGAAAACACTAAGGATATCAGTACTCATGCCCAAAAGATGAAAGAACATTTTAAAAACATAAGCTTCGATAAAAATGCAAAAATGCTTTCGGTTGTCCTCCATGATAACTTGGACGGCGACTATCTTTTTATAGGACATGCCGGTGTATTGCTCGAAAACAAGGGAGCACTTTTATTTATAGAAAAACTTTCTTTTTCAGAACCTTATCAAGCAGTAAAATTTGCCCAAAAAGAAGATTGCTATAATTATTTGTTTTTAAAATATAAGCACTACCATGACGAAACTACGGCAAAACCGTTTATCATGGAAAATGATGAACTTGTGGAGTTGGAGCTGTATAAGGAATAA
- a CDS encoding DUF5058 family protein yields the protein MDNYLNIANSWVLWLAGFPLLITVLFQAIIFSKKAKDAAKIVGLSDADVRKSFRIGMTSSIGPVLGVFIVMLGLMSVIGGPLAWMRLSIIGAASTELAAAQMAAQAQGIDLSSPDYGLINFANATWVMALNGSAWLFVTGLFSDKMNILSNKISRGDPAKLAILMVTAMSGAFGFLFSNEITKSLRSLKGKNYPAIAAAVSAALLMVVFEKLGNKYPKLKEYSLGIVMLLAMVIAMIFKDVILK from the coding sequence ATGGACAATTATTTGAACATTGCGAACTCTTGGGTTTTATGGCTTGCAGGTTTTCCGTTATTGATTACGGTATTGTTCCAGGCTATAATTTTTAGCAAAAAAGCAAAAGACGCTGCTAAAATTGTCGGCTTAAGTGATGCCGATGTACGGAAATCTTTCCGTATCGGTATGACCTCTTCTATCGGCCCGGTTTTGGGCGTTTTTATTGTAATGCTGGGCTTAATGTCGGTAATAGGCGGCCCCCTTGCATGGATGCGTCTTTCTATTATAGGGGCAGCTTCAACGGAACTTGCAGCGGCACAAATGGCGGCTCAAGCCCAAGGTATTGATTTATCAAGTCCCGATTACGGCTTAATAAATTTTGCAAATGCTACATGGGTTATGGCTTTAAATGGAAGTGCGTGGCTTTTTGTAACGGGCTTATTCTCCGATAAAATGAATATCCTGTCAAACAAAATATCACGGGGTGATCCTGCCAAATTAGCTATTTTAATGGTTACTGCAATGAGCGGAGCTTTCGGCTTTTTATTCAGTAACGAAATAACAAAGTCGCTTCGATCCTTAAAAGGAAAAAATTATCCGGCTATTGCAGCTGCCGTATCCGCAGCTCTTCTCATGGTTGTATTTGAAAAACTCGGAAACAAATATCCTAAATTAAAAGAATACAGCTTGGGAATCGTTATGCTCCTTGCAATGGTAATTGCAATGATATTTAAAGACGTAATTTTAAAATAA
- a CDS encoding M20 family metallopeptidase, with protein sequence MDILKKVKEIEKDIISWRRHLHQNPEVGFELSNTIDFVCKKLDEFGIEYDRNAARSAVIGYIHGAEKGDVIALRADMDALPVCEATGLEFSSKNSFMHACGHDAHTSILLGTAKVLSEARNEFKGTVKLIFQPAEELGTGSVDICEKGILDDVKEILGLHVGCISDEVKPGEFLFAKGPMMACMDKFSIKVKGIGAHGAYPSLSVDPVVIGSHIVVAIQEILGREIHPTEPAVITVGQFHSGSAFNIIPPEAYLEGTVRAVTNETRELIAKRIEEVASGIAKTFRGSIEYQFFRQPPPLINDSKVTDKAMEAAKELFPNDVKLMQRPVMGGEDFAWYLEKVPGSFIFLATPSPIEGKVWPHHNPKFALDESQFYRGTALFVAYVLKELGK encoded by the coding sequence GTGGATATATTAAAAAAGGTAAAAGAAATAGAAAAAGATATAATTTCATGGCGCCGCCATTTACATCAAAATCCTGAAGTCGGTTTCGAGCTTTCAAATACAATAGATTTTGTATGCAAAAAACTGGATGAGTTTGGAATTGAGTATGACAGAAATGCGGCAAGGAGTGCCGTTATAGGTTATATTCACGGTGCGGAAAAAGGAGATGTCATCGCTTTGCGTGCAGATATGGATGCCCTTCCTGTTTGCGAAGCTACGGGGCTTGAGTTTTCTTCTAAAAATTCTTTTATGCATGCCTGCGGTCATGATGCTCATACTTCAATATTGCTCGGAACCGCGAAAGTATTAAGTGAAGCACGGAATGAATTTAAAGGAACCGTTAAGCTTATCTTCCAGCCTGCAGAAGAATTGGGAACAGGTTCGGTAGACATCTGCGAAAAGGGAATTCTTGATGATGTAAAAGAAATTCTAGGTCTTCATGTCGGCTGCATAAGCGATGAGGTAAAACCGGGCGAATTTCTTTTTGCAAAAGGACCGATGATGGCATGTATGGATAAATTTTCGATTAAGGTTAAGGGAATAGGTGCTCACGGAGCTTATCCGTCGCTCTCGGTAGACCCTGTTGTAATAGGCTCTCACATAGTCGTTGCAATACAGGAAATATTGGGGCGAGAGATACATCCCACGGAACCGGCTGTAATAACGGTTGGACAATTCCATTCAGGTTCGGCGTTCAACATAATTCCGCCTGAAGCCTATCTTGAAGGTACTGTACGGGCAGTAACAAATGAAACAAGGGAATTGATAGCGAAACGGATTGAAGAAGTCGCTTCCGGTATTGCAAAAACTTTTAGGGGTTCAATAGAATATCAATTCTTTAGACAGCCGCCTCCTCTTATAAACGATTCTAAGGTTACCGATAAGGCTATGGAAGCCGCCAAAGAACTTTTTCCGAATGACGTTAAGCTTATGCAGCGTCCCGTTATGGGCGGAGAAGATTTTGCTTGGTACTTGGAAAAAGTTCCGGGTTCATTTATCTTCTTGGCAACGCCTTCACCTATTGAAGGAAAAGTTTGGCCTCACCACAATCCCAAATTCGCCCTAGATGAATCGCAGTTTTATCGAGGAACAGCTCTCTTTGTAGCTTATGTACTGAAGGAACTGGGTAAATAA
- a CDS encoding response regulator transcription factor, with protein sequence MKQLIKILIVEDDSTIALGLKKNLEQWSFDVRCAKNFNNILEEFEDYAPSLVIMDIGLPAFNGYHWCSEIRNKSQVPIIFLSSRNDKMDIVMAMQMGGDDYIEKPFDIDVTVAKIQAVIRRTYQFTASMNEVNFAGTVLNLSTLTLAYNNKTVLLTANEIKILKCLYLAQGEFVSREKIMDVLWQNNQFVDDNTLSVNITRLRKKLESAGLFNFIENKKGLGYKLNENHGSR encoded by the coding sequence ATGAAACAGCTTATAAAAATTTTAATTGTAGAAGACGACTCAACAATAGCTTTAGGTTTAAAAAAGAATTTGGAGCAATGGAGCTTTGATGTGCGTTGTGCAAAAAATTTCAATAATATTTTGGAAGAGTTTGAAGACTATGCTCCCTCCCTCGTCATAATGGATATAGGGCTTCCCGCCTTTAACGGTTATCACTGGTGTTCCGAAATCAGAAACAAGTCGCAGGTTCCCATTATCTTTTTATCTTCCCGCAACGATAAAATGGACATTGTGATGGCTATGCAAATGGGCGGCGATGATTATATCGAAAAGCCTTTTGACATAGATGTAACCGTTGCAAAGATTCAAGCCGTTATCAGGCGGACATATCAATTTACCGCTTCGATGAATGAAGTAAACTTTGCAGGAACCGTTTTAAATTTGAGCACCCTCACTCTTGCATACAACAACAAAACCGTTTTATTGACTGCAAACGAAATTAAAATTTTAAAATGCCTTTACTTGGCGCAAGGCGAATTTGTTTCACGCGAAAAAATCATGGATGTACTTTGGCAAAACAATCAATTTGTGGACGATAATACCCTCTCGGTAAATATTACCCGCTTGCGCAAAAAACTGGAGAGTGCGGGACTTTTTAATTTTATCGAAAACAAAAAAGGTTTGGGGTATAAACTAAATGAAAATCACGGAAGCCGGTAA
- a CDS encoding HAMP domain-containing sensor histidine kinase, whose product MKITEAGKLKINIIIKSFFKDNFLFIFTPSLLILVQVFILYLSNAEKGLASYISSLSISILIIFIILKFIFYYRKNTDYFDLLENCEINSGEISLNDDRLDSMHGLSLSQIIALIKIKKILLEKEDSIYENRKMLIDQNDYFSLWIHQIKTPITSINILLQNMNSSKDEIFEIKKALLNIDNYTQMALHYLKLQRPDRDLDFSDFNLNDILQNIFRKYRSIFIYKNIELNYKACNLNIISDPVLFELMVEQIVSNSLKYCGIEGKKGILSIYIENQNPSVLVIEDNGIGISPSDLPKIFDKGYSGLNGRLSEKATGIGLYLAREIAGRLNCELSIDSVQGEWTKAKIKLGGEVLEHL is encoded by the coding sequence ATGAAAATCACGGAAGCCGGTAAGCTAAAAATAAACATAATTATAAAAAGTTTTTTTAAAGACAATTTCCTCTTTATATTTACCCCCTCTCTTTTAATCCTTGTGCAAGTGTTCATCCTATATTTAAGCAATGCCGAAAAAGGGCTCGCATCTTATATAAGCTCATTAAGTATTTCTATTTTAATTATTTTTATAATATTAAAATTTATTTTTTATTACCGTAAAAATACGGATTATTTTGATCTTTTGGAAAACTGCGAAATAAACTCGGGAGAAATATCTTTAAATGATGACAGGCTCGATTCAATGCATGGTTTATCCTTATCTCAAATCATTGCACTAATCAAAATAAAAAAAATACTTTTAGAAAAAGAAGATTCGATTTACGAAAACCGGAAAATGCTCATCGATCAAAACGATTATTTTTCCCTTTGGATTCATCAAATAAAAACGCCTATTACTTCTATAAATATTTTATTGCAAAATATGAACTCTTCGAAAGATGAAATCTTTGAAATAAAAAAAGCTCTTTTAAACATAGACAATTATACTCAGATGGCACTGCATTATTTAAAACTTCAAAGGCCTGACAGAGATTTGGATTTTTCCGATTTTAATTTAAATGATATTTTACAAAACATCTTCCGCAAATACAGAAGCATTTTTATTTATAAAAATATAGAGCTTAATTACAAAGCGTGCAATCTGAATATTATAAGCGATCCTGTTCTTTTTGAACTTATGGTTGAGCAAATAGTTTCCAACAGCTTAAAGTACTGCGGAATAGAAGGCAAAAAAGGAATTTTAAGCATCTATATTGAAAATCAAAATCCTTCGGTTCTTGTAATCGAAGACAACGGAATCGGAATAAGTCCTTCCGACCTCCCTAAAATTTTCGATAAGGGCTATTCGGGTTTAAACGGGCGTTTATCGGAAAAGGCTACAGGTATCGGGCTTTACCTTGCGCGGGAAATAGCCGGAAGACTAAACTGTGAGCTTAGTATAGATTCTGTTCAAGGTGAATGGACTAAGGCAAAAATTAAACTTGGAGGAGAAGTTTTAGAGCATCTCTAA
- a CDS encoding ABC transporter ATP-binding protein, with translation METLLDVKNIQKIYKSRFSKQGTVALRDVSFSVNKNEFTAIMGESGSGKTTLLNLLAALDKPSSGEIFLQGEPVSKIKGKDISAFRRNKLGFVFQDYNLLDQFSVKDNILLPLVLSNYPIDEMNKRLLPLAEKLRISDILEKYPYEISGGQCQRAAAARAFITRPELILADEPTGALDSKSSDMLLETFTHMNEEGQTIIMVTHSARAASYAKRVLFLRDGNIYYEIYKGDMGQAVFRERINEGLFMMNRSSI, from the coding sequence ATGGAAACATTGCTTGACGTTAAAAATATTCAAAAAATTTATAAGTCCCGATTTTCAAAACAGGGAACGGTTGCCTTGCGCGATGTAAGTTTTTCGGTAAATAAAAATGAATTTACGGCTATTATGGGCGAATCGGGTTCAGGAAAAACAACCTTACTCAATTTGCTTGCCGCCTTGGATAAGCCTTCTTCCGGGGAAATATTTTTGCAAGGGGAACCCGTATCCAAAATAAAGGGGAAAGATATTTCGGCTTTTAGGCGGAATAAATTAGGCTTTGTATTTCAAGATTATAATCTTTTGGATCAATTTTCAGTAAAGGATAATATCTTACTTCCTCTTGTACTTTCAAATTATCCGATTGATGAAATGAATAAAAGGCTCCTTCCCCTCGCAGAAAAATTGAGGATTTCGGACATTCTCGAAAAGTACCCTTATGAGATTTCGGGCGGCCAGTGCCAAAGAGCGGCAGCTGCAAGGGCCTTTATTACACGGCCTGAGCTCATCTTGGCAGATGAACCTACAGGCGCCCTCGATTCAAAGTCTTCCGATATGCTTTTGGAAACTTTTACGCATATGAATGAAGAAGGACAGACCATCATAATGGTAACCCACAGTGCACGGGCTGCAAGCTATGCAAAGCGCGTTTTATTTTTGCGTGACGGAAATATCTATTACGAAATATACAAAGGCGATATGGGGCAGGCTGTCTTTAGGGAAAGGATCAATGAAGGTCTTTTTATGATGAACCGCAGCAGTATTTAG
- a CDS encoding FtsX-like permease family protein: MKLNFYFQLAKKNISTGAKTYIPYIFACSLSIMMFSIMYTLSKDAFTQKLGGLKALMEFGVIIVGFFSMIFIFYGNKFLIKNRVKEIGLYTILGLEKKHIAGVLFFEFLACYFLSMLFGAIGSMLFGKLCFLILFKLSGIPSKINYSLSLTFLKPASIVFFCFFIINYLYNLKKISLLNPIQFLTESKSGEKRSKYLRLKTFLALFFAGAGYVLSILSFNPITALKNFLPAVILVIAGTFFLFESITVFILNKMKKRKSYYKPAKFISVSGMIYRMGQHAKGLASICILLTMILLSLASVSSIYMASRKIVSKSFVRNHLLDRVFNKTDAELQNKEKVIADIKEIGAEHKIETNDFLYVRYFHGIVNMSANIFYENADSYFSRTGVQLVLCSFDDIKNIFPKDLYKKLTEIGTRMGDDEVFIFCNDNQIDYTRPLQIGKRSVKPKKLEAEFVSVIKNYPYVPYSPLPHINIIVKDAAKLDLIKNELNIVKENARGGFKNKKTLALAESFFWNTSADNLSIPASYSKALQELAKSLDAGLVYSDKFLAYKERREFDGTFLFLGAFLSLMFLIWLILIMYFKQISEGLEDRRRWQIMLKIGMDSSLIKKTSHAQLVWLFVLPVLVSLVHCFFASPLFTQLLFAFGLFNKIVFFAALFLSGGFTLILYLVFYKITSSKYNKIIG; the protein is encoded by the coding sequence ATGAAACTTAATTTTTATTTTCAACTTGCTAAAAAAAATATTTCGACAGGCGCAAAAACTTATATTCCATATATTTTTGCCTGCTCTCTTTCGATAATGATGTTCTCGATTATGTATACTCTTTCAAAAGATGCCTTTACTCAAAAATTAGGCGGACTTAAAGCTTTGATGGAATTCGGTGTTATAATAGTCGGCTTTTTTTCGATGATTTTTATCTTTTACGGGAATAAGTTTTTAATTAAAAACAGGGTAAAGGAAATAGGGCTTTATACTATTTTGGGACTTGAAAAAAAACACATTGCAGGCGTCCTGTTTTTTGAATTTCTTGCCTGCTATTTTTTAAGTATGCTTTTCGGAGCAATAGGCTCCATGCTTTTCGGAAAATTATGCTTTTTAATTTTATTTAAGTTAAGCGGGATTCCTTCAAAAATAAACTACAGTCTTTCGCTTACATTTTTAAAACCGGCAAGCATTGTATTCTTTTGTTTTTTTATAATAAATTATCTTTATAATTTAAAAAAGATAAGCCTTTTAAATCCTATTCAGTTTTTAACCGAATCAAAAAGCGGAGAAAAAAGATCAAAATATTTACGCTTAAAAACTTTTCTCGCACTTTTTTTTGCCGGTGCGGGTTATGTTCTTTCAATTTTAAGTTTTAATCCTATAACCGCCTTAAAAAATTTTTTACCTGCCGTTATTCTTGTAATTGCAGGAACCTTTTTTCTCTTTGAAAGTATTACCGTTTTTATTTTAAATAAAATGAAAAAGCGCAAGTCCTATTACAAACCTGCAAAATTTATTTCCGTTTCGGGAATGATTTACAGAATGGGACAGCATGCAAAGGGTTTGGCGAGTATCTGTATTTTGCTTACAATGATTTTACTTTCATTGGCTTCGGTAAGCAGTATTTATATGGCAAGCCGAAAAATAGTATCCAAGTCTTTTGTCCGCAATCATTTATTGGATAGAGTTTTTAACAAAACGGATGCGGAGCTTCAAAATAAAGAAAAGGTAATTGCAGATATAAAAGAAATAGGAGCTGAACATAAAATAGAAACAAATGATTTTTTATATGTAAGATATTTTCACGGAATTGTAAATATGAGCGCGAATATTTTTTATGAAAATGCCGATTCATATTTTTCGCGCACCGGTGTTCAGCTTGTGCTGTGCAGTTTTGATGATATTAAAAATATCTTTCCTAAGGACTTATATAAAAAACTGACGGAAATCGGTACACGGATGGGCGATGATGAGGTTTTTATTTTTTGTAATGATAATCAAATTGATTATACGCGTCCCTTACAAATCGGCAAAAGAAGTGTTAAGCCCAAAAAACTTGAAGCCGAATTTGTTTCCGTAATAAAAAACTATCCGTATGTTCCGTATTCTCCGTTGCCGCATATAAACATTATAGTTAAGGATGCGGCAAAGCTCGACCTTATTAAAAATGAATTAAACATAGTAAAAGAAAATGCAAGGGGCGGATTTAAAAATAAAAAAACGCTTGCACTTGCGGAATCCTTTTTTTGGAATACTTCTGCCGATAATCTGAGCATTCCTGCAAGCTACAGTAAAGCCCTTCAAGAACTGGCGAAGTCTTTGGATGCAGGGCTTGTGTACAGCGATAAATTTCTGGCTTATAAGGAAAGAAGAGAATTTGACGGAACTTTTTTATTTTTAGGCGCTTTTTTAAGTTTGATGTTTTTAATATGGCTCATTCTCATCATGTACTTTAAACAAATTTCCGAAGGATTGGAAGACAGAAGACGCTGGCAAATAATGCTCAAAATAGGAATGGATTCTTCTTTAATTAAAAAAACGTCACACGCCCAGCTTGTTTGGCTCTTTGTGCTTCCCGTTTTGGTTTCGCTGGTTCATTGCTTTTTTGCTTCTCCCCTGTTTACCCAGCTCTTATTTGCCTTCGGTCTTTTTAACAAGATAGTTTTTTTTGCCGCCCTGTTTTTAAGCGGGGGCTTTACCCTGATTTTATATTTGGTTTTTTATAAGATTACTTCGAGTAAGTATAATAAAATTATCGGATAG
- a CDS encoding DUF2442 domain-containing protein, whose translation MIPRIKSIKDKNDYKLEVLFDDGKTVLYDVSEDIAQIPDFKDLKTIQGLWKQFALDESRTCVYWNDRIDLASDLIYKYGKIM comes from the coding sequence ATGATACCAAGAATAAAATCAATTAAAGATAAAAATGATTATAAATTAGAAGTTCTCTTTGATGATGGGAAAACCGTTTTATATGATGTTTCGGAAGATATAGCACAAATCCCTGATTTTAAAGATTTGAAAACTATTCAAGGACTATGGAAGCAATTTGCTTTAGATGAAAGCCGCACGTGTGTATATTGGAATGACAGAATTGATTTGGCAAGTGATTTAATCTATAAATATGGAAAAATAATGTAG
- a CDS encoding leucine-rich repeat domain-containing protein — MKKRKFITAVFTVLVSAMLACMPAICENAAKNTAVLILSDNREITIMAETEDGSAITVEGCTETALASSRDWDRGRDNKTVLHARGEKVVLKGKIIKLDCSGNNLTELNVQGLPLQKLDCDDNQLTELNVQGLPLQWLSCKYNQLTKLNVQDLPLQGLSCDDNQLTELNVQGLPLRWLWCGGNQLTELNVQGLPLQTLECDGNQLTELNVQGLTSLQGLSCGSNQLTELNVQDLPLQRLWCSGNQLTELNIQGLPLQRLWCSGNQLTELNIQGCTSLQDLDCGFNQLTELNVQGLPLQKLDCDGNQLTELNVQGLPLQWLSCRGNQLTELNVQGLPLQVLSCGSNQLTELNVQGLPLQWLSCRGNQLTELNVQGCTSLQKLDCRDNQLTELNVQGLTSLHELDCGDNQLNKEAFTKLFKDLSDRSGKNTGKCILYTEIIVITEGNYRNFTAEELKVIKDKNWLPSYTNSSLRSVEIQ, encoded by the coding sequence ATGAAAAAACGTAAATTTATAACTGCGGTTTTTACCGTCTTGGTATCGGCAATGCTTGCCTGTATGCCGGCAATCTGTGAAAATGCGGCAAAAAACACTGCGGTTCTTATCCTTTCCGATAACAGGGAAATTACAATAATGGCGGAAACCGAAGACGGCTCCGCAATAACTGTGGAAGGCTGTACGGAAACCGCTCTTGCAAGCAGCCGGGACTGGGACAGAGGCAGGGACAATAAAACCGTCCTGCATGCAAGAGGTGAAAAAGTTGTTTTAAAAGGAAAAATCATAAAACTGGACTGTAGCGGTAATAATCTTACCGAGCTTAATGTACAGGGTTTGCCTTTGCAAAAGCTAGATTGCGACGACAATCAGCTTACGGAGCTTAATGTACAGGGTTTGCCTTTGCAATGGCTGTCGTGCAAGTATAATCAGCTTACCAAGCTTAATGTACAGGATTTGCCTTTGCAAGGGCTGTCGTGCGACGACAATCAGCTTACCGAGCTAAATGTACAGGGTTTGCCTTTGCGATGGCTGTGGTGCGGCGGCAATCAGCTTACGGAGCTTAATGTACAGGGTTTGCCTTTGCAAACGCTGGAGTGCGACGGCAATCAGCTTACGGAGCTTAATGTACAGGGTTTAACCTCTTTGCAAGGGCTGTCGTGCGGCAGCAATCAGCTTACGGAGCTTAATGTACAGGATTTGCCTTTGCAAAGGCTGTGGTGCAGCGGCAATCAGCTTACGGAGCTTAATATACAGGGTTTGCCTTTGCAAAGGCTGTGGTGCAGCGGCAATCAGCTTACGGAGCTTAATATACAGGGCTGTACCTCTTTGCAAGATCTAGATTGCGGCTTCAATCAGCTTACGGAGCTTAATGTACAGGGTTTGCCTTTGCAAAAGCTAGATTGCGACGGCAATCAGCTTACGGAGCTTAATGTACAGGGTTTGCCTTTGCAATGGCTGTCGTGCCGCGGCAATCAGCTTACGGAGCTTAATGTACAGGGTTTGCCTTTGCAAGTGCTGTCGTGCGGCAGCAATCAGCTTACGGAGCTTAATGTACAGGGTTTGCCTTTGCAATGGCTGTCGTGCCGCGGCAATCAGCTTACCGAGCTTAATGTACAGGGCTGTACCTCTTTGCAAAAGCTAGATTGCAGGGACAATCAGCTTACGGAGCTTAATGTACAGGGCTTAACCTCTTTGCACGAGCTAGATTGCGGGGACAATCAGCTTAATAAAGAGGCTTTTACAAAGCTATTTAAAGACTTATCGGACAGAAGCGGGAAGAATACAGGAAAATGTATTCTTTACACTGAAATAATAGTCATAACCGAGGGCAACTATAGGAACTTTACTGCTGAAGAACTTAAAGTAATAAAAGATAAAAACTGGCTACCGAGCTACACAAATTCAAGCCTCAGGAGTGTTGAAATACAATAA
- a CDS encoding type II toxin-antitoxin system death-on-curing family toxin, which produces MNFFSEAQVLKIHSSLIAKTGGIDGIREFNLLDSSLKSVFQTFDGRELYPEILDKAVQLCYSIIKNHPFLDGNKRIGIHLSLVFLKINGIDLHYTQEELIDFGFGIASGKINNPDAKHRGYNAQCFALYMRSGTDAAGSMQ; this is translated from the coding sequence ATGAATTTCTTCTCTGAAGCACAAGTTTTAAAAATTCATTCATCTTTAATTGCAAAGACAGGGGGAATAGACGGCATTCGAGAATTCAATCTTTTAGATTCAAGTTTAAAATCAGTATTTCAAACTTTTGATGGGAGGGAACTATATCCTGAGATTTTAGATAAAGCGGTTCAACTTTGCTATTCGATCATAAAAAATCATCCTTTTTTAGATGGAAATAAGAGAATCGGTATTCATCTATCGTTGGTTTTTCTTAAAATAAACGGAATTGATTTACACTATACTCAAGAAGAACTTATCGATTTTGGATTTGGAATAGCTTCGGGCAAAATCAACAACCCCGACGCTAAGCATCGGGGGTACAATGCTCAATGTTTCGCATTGTATATGCGATCCGGCACGGATGCCGCTGGTTCCATGCAGTAG
- a CDS encoding YafY family protein has protein sequence MLRTVLDLTMRAERLFEIVFILLNRKQTTAQELAKKFGVSVRTIYRDMDILSTAGIPVYTMQGTGGGIFIDESYTINKSILTKEEQEKILLALQCLSPIDEIHTESILNRLSAIFQKNTDWVKIDYSIWGSENGNGIFETLKQAVLECRAVKLEYISSYGEKSERMVYPLRFLYKSKAWYAECYCTEKNDYRLFRLTRILSITKTLTAFNRTDLLNKMPDHKEAAPVSLTNIKLKCTAKTVYRLYDEFPPELITKDSDGSYTLNAALPFDSWVCGFILSLGTEVEILEPKRLKEEIARLAAEIMKKHF, from the coding sequence CTGCTCCGGACTGTTTTAGATTTAACCATGCGCGCTGAAAGACTTTTTGAAATCGTATTCATTCTTCTCAACCGGAAGCAGACAACTGCACAGGAGCTTGCAAAAAAATTCGGAGTATCGGTACGTACTATTTACCGCGATATGGATATTTTAAGTACCGCAGGAATCCCCGTATATACAATGCAGGGAACAGGCGGCGGTATTTTTATCGATGAAAGCTACACAATCAATAAATCGATTTTAACAAAAGAAGAGCAGGAAAAAATTCTGCTTGCACTGCAATGCCTTTCACCAATCGATGAGATACACACCGAATCCATTTTGAACCGTTTATCTGCAATCTTTCAAAAAAATACGGACTGGGTTAAAATCGACTATTCAATTTGGGGAAGTGAAAACGGTAACGGCATTTTTGAAACATTGAAGCAGGCGGTTTTGGAATGCCGCGCCGTCAAGCTGGAATACATCAGCTCTTATGGAGAAAAAAGCGAGCGCATGGTTTATCCCTTGCGATTTTTGTATAAATCAAAGGCGTGGTATGCCGAGTGCTATTGTACCGAAAAAAACGATTACAGGCTTTTCAGATTAACCCGTATTCTTTCTATTACAAAGACTTTAACGGCATTTAACCGTACTGACTTACTGAATAAAATGCCTGACCATAAAGAGGCTGCACCGGTTTCGCTTACAAACATTAAATTAAAATGTACCGCTAAAACAGTCTACAGACTCTACGATGAATTTCCTCCGGAGCTTATTACAAAGGATTCCGACGGCTCGTATACCCTGAATGCAGCTCTCCCCTTTGATTCATGGGTCTGCGGTTTTATCCTGTCACTTGGTACCGAAGTAGAAATCCTCGAGCCGAAAAGGTTAAAAGAAGAAATCGCCCGCCTTGCAGCAGAAATTATGAAAAAGCATTTTTAA